A window of Gadus chalcogrammus isolate NIFS_2021 chromosome 2, NIFS_Gcha_1.0, whole genome shotgun sequence genomic DNA:
CAAGACCTTAGAACGCAGTCCAACTACTACCACTGTTGCTCAAAGAACAGAGAAAGACATGCTTGAACACATGCacgtcaacaaacacacagatacacacacacaacaaacaatcaATACAATATATTACTCTGCAGGAGACAGCCCACTGCATTCAAGTGGAGTCAAATTAAACGGCTAGTTTACTTTGCACAGACATGTTCCCGTTTAGCAGTGAAAGACTGTACACTTGAACCGATAGTATGGGCTCTGcctctgagagggagagaaacggaAATCGGATTTATAACCTTTATTTCTTAAACCAAGATAACAACCAGTCAAACAGATCGATGCATTCGTCCGTCTCCACACCAATAGGAAACGCCAACTGTCTGactacatacacatacaaattgGATATGAGCAGAAGCTGCACGGATAAATCAGACAAGCTGGCCTCATCATCACTGAATGGATATTCATTCAGCATGTCATGTACCCTGTGATGTATCCGGGGTGTTATCGGGGTGTGTGCTTTGTATGTGTCAAACCATGAATTTATATCTCGCCATTATTCGTGAGACTTAACAATGTTGACCGAGCGTCACATTCCTTCAGGCATCTTTACTTTGCcatatgatgatgatggtgatgatgatggccgTCTTAATAACCTAATATGCAGAGCAGCGAACTAGTTGTTGTATGCAGACTTGTGGATCGAAGTTGTACAGGGAGGCTAAACGTATTTGAGGGAAAATCATTGTCTACGTTTTGAATAACTTGCTTTGTGGCTTTTCGGATGCATgcaggaagttctctccagacTTTGTCCAGAGGAGACCTCATTCCCCACTGCTAATAAAGAATGCTAACGTTTGCTAACCTCGTTTGCACTTAGCCCAGCTCTATGTTCTACTCACATCTTTCTTGGCAATTTTCGGGGTGGTATTTTTGAATTTTGATGTCTTGAAACGATTCATTCTGCCGTTTTGTAGTTTTCCCCTCACGCCTTCCGGGTGTGTGTCGAGGTGGTCAGAGGCTACAGTGCGGGTTGAATCTCCAGATGACAGTTCCCGTCTGGATGCACTCTGCAGGGCACGCTCGTTGTGGGTACCTGAGTGGGCCGGGTCGGCGGAGTTTCTGGTTTTTAATGCTAAATTAAATCCACCCTGTCCGAGTGCGACCCCGTACTTCAAAACGTGACTGCTTTCATATATAAACATTACTTCAGATATCGTTGCAAGTTTTTctgttgattattattatttaatttttgtaTGTACAACTGAAAGGGCATTTTATTGCATTGATaaccaataaaaaaatctaTGCAATTTTATAAACAAGGGTCGGCAGTCTCGAAACATGAATATCTTTAACCACGCGGAAACGTTAACCACGCCTCGTTGTCTGCGCACATGCGCAGTCTGCTCCGGGAGCAGCAGCCGCTTCAAGGCTTGTGGAGAAATGATGGCGTCCCCAGCAGCTCGTCGTTCAGCACGTTGGATAACGGTAGCCGTGTCTTCAGGAGGTCGCAATGCATGTGGGGCTCTTTCATGTGCCTCACATCGCAGTGCCAGGACTGTCTCTACCCTCGGGGCGAGCAAAAGATGGTCTGGGGCGGGCGCCACGTTGGGCTCAGGGACGGCCGCCGCCGTGACATTGAGAGGGCTGTCAGGTGAGTGAACTGCGGAGCTTCATGCTAGGCTACATAGACCAAGCTAGCCCTACTGTATCCAGTCAGGTACAttctctgtttattttttttaagagcaGGTCTATGGGGGCGATCAGGCTTGTCTTAATGCAAACCCGATCTGTTCTTGTCAGATTATTTTAGACACTGTATTTGAAGGTGCGTATGGTATGAGCCAATATCATCCGTTCTAGATGGTTCAGCTTCggatgtgtatgtgaatgttttGTATATAAAGTCGAATCGAGGCAATTGTCGAAGCAAACTACACTTTTAGATTTTTGGCCAAACGCTTAACTGCTGCAATACTGCGTCATTGCAGCTAAACTAACGCATTGTTTATTTCCAGGTGTCAAAGTACCGAACACCATCCGCACAGTGAACTTCCACACAAGTGTCCAAGCCAGTAGCAAGCAGGACTTCTATCAGATATTGTCTGTACCACGCACAGCAACCCAGAAAGAGATCAAGCAGTCCTACTACCAGGTATGTTACCTTCTGCCCCCTGCCTAACAGCTTGTATTTGTATCTCCATTTACTTACCGTTTATCACAGTGGTTCCAAACGTATTTGTTGTTCTCCTCCCATTTAGTTGGCCAAAAAGTTTCACCCTGACACTAACAAAGATGACCCTAAGGCCAAGGAGAAGTTTGCTCAGCTGGCTGAAGCATATGAGGTGAGCATCTCGTCAGGGGAATGCACTCTCAGTTGCTCTGACAAAGGATCTCTGATGATTGCGGGTTCTACTGTTTACCATCATGTGTGACTGATGATGCTTATGTGATGTCACCTGTTTGCTGCGCGCGACGTGATAGGTCCTGAGTGACGAGGGCAAGAGGAAGCACTACGACACGTACGGTTCGGCCGGTCTCGGCGGCGCCGGGcaggcgggcggcggcggcggcgggcagcAGTACTGGAGCGGCCAGGCCAGTAGCGTGGACCCCGAGGAGCTCTTCCGCAAGATCTTCGGGGAGTTCTCCGGCTCGCGGGGCTTCGGAGACTTCAACGCCATCTTCGACCAGCCGCAAGAGGTCAGTGAGGTTTCCGCGAAGGATTTGAAAAAGCCTGTGTCAGTTTTGTTTTCTCCACATGCTTGATCCGGATGTTCGTGATGCAAGTGTGATCAGATGCTACATTTTAGaccagagggaaaaaaaaagctgaaaaaCAAACGTTGATGTGTGTTTCAAGTTCATTAGCTATCTTTGTCTCCTGTTGAAGAGATGTGTTGTCAACGGCCTGCTCTCTGTTTGTGTCCCAGTACATCATGGAGCTGACCTTCACCCAGGCAGCGAAGGGCGTCAACAAAGAGATCACCATCAACATGGAGGCCTCGTGTCAGCGCTGCGAAGGCAAGGGTCACGAACCCGGGACCAAGGTCCAGCACTGCCAGCACTGCAACGGCTCCGGCATGGTGAGTCCACAGGCACCCCGCTGCTGCAGGCCCTCGCTCTCGCCCGGTAGGACAAGAGCCAGGGTCCAGGGTCCAGGGTCGGAGGGTCCAGACCCTTTCTAGGGTCCAAATAGGGtcttgtacatttacatttagcagacgcttttatccaaagcga
This region includes:
- the dnaja3a gene encoding dnaJ heat shock protein family (Hsp40) member A3a isoform X1; this encodes MMASPAARRSARWITVAVSSGGRNACGALSCASHRSARTVSTLGASKRWSGAGATLGSGTAAAVTLRGLSGVKVPNTIRTVNFHTSVQASSKQDFYQILSVPRTATQKEIKQSYYQLAKKFHPDTNKDDPKAKEKFAQLAEAYEVLSDEGKRKHYDTYGSAGLGGAGQAGGGGGGQQYWSGQASSVDPEELFRKIFGEFSGSRGFGDFNAIFDQPQEYIMELTFTQAAKGVNKEITINMEASCQRCEGKGHEPGTKVQHCQHCNGSGMETVNTGPFVMRSTCRRCGGKGSVVSTPCGSCRGTGQTKQRRTVMVPVPAGVEEGQTVRMPVGKKEIFITFRVQKSPVFRREGADVHSDLLISVAQAILGGSARSQGLYETLNLPIPAGIQTDQRIRLSGKGIAKVSSHGFGDHYVHVKIKVPKTLTDKQKTLLMSYAEDETEVEGTVNGVTDTKKGKRSTGN
- the dnaja3a gene encoding dnaJ heat shock protein family (Hsp40) member A3a isoform X2, with protein sequence MMASPAARRSARWITVAVSSGGRNACGALSCASHRSARTVSTLGASKRWSGAGATLGSGTAAAVTLRGLSGVKVPNTIRTVNFHTSVQASSKQDFYQILSVPRTATQKEIKQSYYQLAKKFHPDTNKDDPKAKEKFAQLAEAYEVLSDEGKRKHYDTYGSAGLGGAGQAGGGGGGQQYWSGQASSVDPEELFRKIFGEFSGSRGFGDFNAIFDQPQEYIMELTFTQAAKGVNKEITINMEASCQRCEGKGHEPGTKVQHCQHCNGSGMETVNTGPFVMRSTCRRCGGKGSVVSTPCGSCRGTGQTKQRRTVMVPVPAGVEEGQTVRMPVGKKEIFITFRVQKSPVFRREGADVHSDLLISVAQAILGGSARSQGLYETLNLPIPAGIQTDQRIRLSGKGIAKVSSHGFGDHYVHVKIKVPKTLTDKQKTLLMSYAEDETEVEGTVNGVTDTKKV